A single region of the Pseudomonas sp. GGS8 genome encodes:
- a CDS encoding sugar ABC transporter substrate-binding protein: protein MQPSVKALLALTCITVSSVSLGAQTLTIATVNNSDMIRMQKLSKTFEAEHPDIKLNWVVLEENVLRQRLTTDIATQGGQFDVLTIGMYEAALWGAKGWLEPMKDLPASYALDDVFPSVREGLSVKGTLYALPFYAESSITYYRTDLFKDAGLTMPERPTWEQIGEFASKLTHKDKEQYGICLRGKAGWGENMALITTVANAYGARWFDEKWQPEFTGPEWKNALNFYVDTMKKSGPPGASSNGFNENLALFNSGKCAIWVDASVAGSFVTDKTQSKVSDHVGFTYAPHQVTDKGSAWLYSWALAIPTSSKAKEAAKTFSAWATSREYGALVAEKDGIANVPPGTRASTYSEAYMNAAPFAKVTLESLKAADPSKPSLKPVPYIGIQLVTIPEFQAVGTQVGKLFSAALIGQTTVDQALTAAQSTTEREMKRAGYPK from the coding sequence ATGCAACCTTCTGTAAAAGCTCTGCTTGCCCTCACCTGCATCACCGTCAGCAGCGTTAGCCTCGGCGCTCAGACCCTGACCATCGCCACCGTCAACAACAGCGACATGATCCGCATGCAAAAGCTCTCGAAAACCTTCGAGGCCGAGCACCCGGACATCAAACTCAATTGGGTGGTGCTTGAAGAAAACGTCCTGCGCCAACGCCTGACCACCGACATTGCGACCCAGGGCGGGCAGTTCGATGTGTTGACCATCGGCATGTACGAAGCTGCACTCTGGGGTGCCAAGGGTTGGCTGGAACCGATGAAGGACTTGCCGGCCAGCTACGCCCTCGACGACGTTTTCCCTTCGGTGCGTGAAGGCCTTTCGGTCAAGGGCACGCTCTATGCCCTGCCGTTCTACGCTGAAAGCTCCATCACCTATTACCGCACCGACCTGTTCAAGGATGCCGGGCTGACCATGCCGGAACGCCCGACCTGGGAACAGATCGGCGAATTCGCCAGCAAACTCACCCATAAAGATAAAGAACAGTACGGCATCTGCCTGCGGGGCAAGGCTGGCTGGGGCGAAAACATGGCGCTGATTACCACTGTCGCCAACGCCTATGGCGCTCGCTGGTTCGATGAGAAATGGCAGCCGGAATTCACCGGCCCTGAGTGGAAAAATGCGCTGAACTTCTACGTCGACACCATGAAAAAGTCCGGCCCACCCGGCGCGTCGAGCAATGGCTTCAACGAGAACCTGGCGCTGTTCAACAGCGGTAAGTGCGCGATCTGGGTCGATGCCAGTGTGGCCGGCTCATTCGTGACCGACAAAACCCAAAGCAAGGTCAGCGACCACGTCGGCTTTACCTACGCACCGCATCAGGTCACCGACAAAGGTTCGGCCTGGCTGTATTCCTGGGCGCTGGCCATCCCGACCAGTTCCAAAGCCAAGGAAGCGGCGAAAACCTTCAGCGCCTGGGCCACATCCAGGGAATATGGTGCTCTGGTCGCGGAGAAAGACGGCATCGCCAACGTACCGCCAGGCACTCGCGCCTCGACCTACTCCGAGGCCTACATGAATGCCGCGCCGTTCGCCAAGGTGACGCTGGAATCGCTGAAAGCCGCTGACCCTAGCAAACCGTCCCTCAAGCCCGTGCCCTACATCGGCATCCAGCTGGTGACCATTCCTGAATTCCAGGCCGTAGGCACCCAGGTCGGCAAGCTGTTCTCGGCCGCATTGATCGGCCAGACCACGGTCGATCAGGCCCTGACCGCCGCCCAGTCAACCACCGAACGTGAGATGAAGCGCGCCGGTTATCCCAAATAA